The following are from one region of the Gloeomargarita lithophora Alchichica-D10 genome:
- a CDS encoding HU family DNA-binding protein yields MNKGELVDLVSQNADLPKKMVDAVISEVFNTIIETVSTGEKVTLVGFGSFEARKRQAREGRNPRTGEPMQIPATQVPAFSAGKQFKDRVSV; encoded by the coding sequence ATGAACAAAGGTGAATTGGTTGACTTGGTGTCACAAAATGCTGACCTGCCCAAAAAGATGGTAGATGCCGTCATTAGTGAGGTATTCAACACCATCATCGAGACGGTTTCCACCGGGGAAAAAGTGACTTTGGTGGGCTTTGGTTCCTTTGAAGCCCGCAAACGCCAAGCCCGGGAAGGCCGCAATCCTCGCACGGGCGAACCCATGCAGATTCCCGCCACCCAGGTGCCAGCCTTTTCGGCGGGTAAACAGTTCAAAGACCGGGTATCGGTGTAG
- a CDS encoding type II toxin-antitoxin system HicA family toxin, translating into MPSLKPKQLIRLLENAGCTFYRQGKGDHSLYTRLVEDKTRVVPIDMGAGEMSPTYVLRIFR; encoded by the coding sequence ATCCCCTCCCTGAAGCCAAAGCAACTAATTAGACTCTTGGAAAATGCAGGTTGCACATTTTACCGTCAAGGCAAGGGAGATCATAGTCTTTACACCCGTTTGGTTGAGGACAAAACACGAGTAGTCCCGATTGATATGGGAGCCGGAGAAATGTCTCCGACCTATGTGTTGCGGATTTTTAGGTAG
- a CDS encoding type II toxin-antitoxin system VapC family toxin has translation MAVVADTHACVWYILQPERLSNAALKALEYTVNGGEIIYLYSISTVEICFLIERGRLPAIVLERLTKAINQPDSSVVIVPLDQAISLTVRQIDRATVPEMPDRIIAATALHLKIPLITRDHRIQALQNIQTLW, from the coding sequence ATGGCAGTCGTTGCTGATACACACGCCTGCGTTTGGTACATCCTTCAGCCAGAGCGACTATCCAACGCCGCATTGAAGGCATTAGAATATACGGTCAATGGGGGTGAAATCATCTACCTATACTCAATTTCAACCGTTGAAATTTGCTTTCTGATAGAGCGAGGGCGGCTCCCGGCGATAGTTCTGGAACGATTGACCAAAGCCATCAATCAACCCGATAGCAGTGTAGTGATAGTGCCCCTCGACCAAGCAATTAGCCTCACCGTCCGTCAAATCGATCGTGCTACCGTCCCCGAAATGCCTGACAGAATTATTGCCGCAACCGCATTGCATCTCAAAATACCCCTCATCACCCGTGACCATCGCATCCAAGCCCTCCAAAATATACAAACCCTTTGGTGA
- a CDS encoding DUF2281 domain-containing protein — protein MTSTAPLEQAILAHLRQLPPEKQQEVLDFAEFLHQKTTTRSPRRSLKGLCADLNIEVTETDITAARQEMWSGFPREMPD, from the coding sequence ATGACTAGCACTGCACCCCTAGAACAGGCCATCCTCGCTCACCTGCGCCAACTCCCCCCCGAAAAGCAACAGGAAGTTTTAGACTTTGCTGAATTTCTGCACCAAAAAACCACCACCCGCTCCCCCCGACGTAGTCTCAAGGGCTTGTGTGCCGATCTTAATATCGAGGTCACGGAGACAGACATCACCGCCGCCCGCCAGGAAATGTGGAGTGGCTTTCCCAGAGAGATGCCCGATTAA
- the hemJ gene encoding protoporphyrinogen oxidase HemJ, with protein MTYSWFKALHIIGVVVWFAGLFYLVRLFIYHVEAQTQPEPAQGILKAQYALMEKRLYNIITTPGMIVTVAMAVGLLVLQRGWLHDWWLHLKLTLVVCLLGYHFYCGRLLHQLEQGTCTWTSGQLRAFNEAPTVLLFVIVLLAVFKNNFPLGGTTWAVVGLVIVMGLSIQLYARKRRLDQEMASH; from the coding sequence ATGACCTACTCCTGGTTCAAAGCATTACATATTATTGGCGTGGTGGTCTGGTTCGCCGGTTTATTTTATCTGGTGCGCCTATTCATCTACCACGTGGAAGCCCAAACCCAACCGGAACCCGCCCAAGGCATTCTCAAAGCCCAGTATGCACTCATGGAAAAACGTTTGTATAATATCATTACAACGCCGGGGATGATTGTCACGGTAGCGATGGCGGTGGGGTTATTGGTACTGCAACGGGGTTGGTTGCACGATTGGTGGTTGCATTTGAAATTAACTTTGGTGGTGTGCTTGCTGGGTTATCACTTCTACTGCGGGCGGTTATTGCATCAACTAGAACAAGGCACCTGTACTTGGACAAGCGGGCAGTTGCGGGCGTTTAATGAAGCTCCCACGGTACTATTATTTGTAATTGTTTTGCTCGCCGTATTCAAAAATAATTTCCCCCTGGGCGGCACCACTTGGGCGGTGGTGGGGCTAGTTATTGTCATGGGGTTGAGCATCCAACTCTACGCCCGCAAGCGCCGGTTAGACCAGGAAATGGCGAGTCATTAG
- a CDS encoding type II toxin-antitoxin system HicB family antitoxin has product MDFYTVILRQSSEQWVALCLENGIVGQGETQNHAITKLKQAIESFQEVYESKSDIYFAAVSIRELHEFLTVESKEPASEVYELRAVYA; this is encoded by the coding sequence ATGGATTTTTACACTGTTATTCTGCGACAAAGTTCAGAGCAGTGGGTTGCCCTATGCCTAGAAAATGGAATTGTGGGGCAGGGCGAGACGCAGAATCATGCAATTACAAAACTGAAGCAGGCCATTGAGTCATTTCAAGAAGTTTACGAATCTAAGTCTGATATTTATTTCGCTGCTGTTTCTATTAGGGAATTACATGAGTTTTTGACGGTGGAATCAAAGGAGCCAGCCTCAGAAGTTTACGAACTCAGAGCAGTCTATGCCTAA
- a CDS encoding ABC transporter ATP-binding protein, with the protein MAKPHQGQLRKLLSYIQPYWRQQLVGIGALVVVNLLGVAIPLVLRQAINQLETNLQPGAILRYGLAIIALATLMWLIRMVSRLVLFGVGRQVEFDLKQKLFEHFLRLDQHFFNQHPPGELISRATSDVDNVRRLVGFSVLSFVNTFLAYGFTLPVMLGISVSLTLATLAVYPLLFFMVYAFGDTLRFQQAQVQERLAELSDLIQEDMSGMALIKIYAQEPVEQRGFAQLNQELLQDNLALARTRSFLFPLFGGIASVSLLILLWLGSQAMEAQTLTLGGFVALLLYVERLVFPTALLGFTITALQRGQVSIERVETLLQESPQIQNSEQAIPLPQVQGQLIVQHLSYTYPGQSQPALRDVSFSVQPGETLVVVGLVGAGKSTLIEALCRLLPIGGGQVFLDGQDITRIHLSDLRRAMAYVPQESFLFSTKLADNIRYGDPEADMGRVEGAAVQAQIHGEILTFPEQYETLVGERGITLSGGQRQRTALARGLLVQTPILLLDDALASVDSQTAQGIIQSITALRNTVILVTHQMGVAPMADRVLVLSQGRVVQMGTHRELVQQPGLYQELWQKYQFEQQFD; encoded by the coding sequence ATGGCGAAACCGCACCAGGGGCAACTCCGCAAACTGCTTAGCTACATCCAGCCCTACTGGCGACAACAACTGGTAGGCATTGGGGCTTTAGTCGTGGTTAATTTACTGGGGGTCGCCATCCCCCTTGTCCTCCGCCAAGCCATCAATCAACTGGAAACCAATTTGCAACCCGGAGCCATTTTGCGTTACGGGTTGGCAATTATCGCCTTAGCTACGCTAATGTGGCTGATTCGCATGGTGTCCCGGTTGGTTTTGTTTGGGGTGGGTCGCCAGGTAGAATTTGATCTCAAGCAAAAACTATTCGAGCATTTTTTGCGTTTGGATCAGCATTTTTTCAACCAACATCCCCCCGGCGAATTGATCAGCCGTGCCACCAGCGATGTGGATAATGTCCGCCGTTTGGTGGGGTTTTCCGTTCTGAGTTTTGTGAACACATTTTTGGCCTACGGTTTTACCTTGCCGGTCATGCTAGGAATTAGTGTTTCCCTGACCTTAGCCACCTTAGCCGTCTATCCTTTATTATTTTTCATGGTGTATGCCTTTGGGGATACCCTCAGGTTTCAACAGGCGCAGGTGCAGGAGCGCTTAGCTGAATTGAGCGACCTGATCCAAGAGGATATGAGCGGCATGGCCTTGATCAAAATCTATGCCCAAGAGCCGGTGGAACAACGGGGATTCGCCCAGTTAAATCAGGAATTGTTGCAGGATAATTTAGCCTTAGCCCGCACCCGCAGTTTTTTGTTTCCCCTATTTGGCGGCATTGCCAGCGTGAGTTTGCTGATATTGCTCTGGTTGGGCAGTCAGGCGATGGAAGCCCAGACCCTTACCCTGGGTGGGTTTGTGGCCTTGCTCCTCTACGTGGAACGCCTGGTATTTCCCACCGCCTTGCTGGGGTTTACCATCACCGCCTTGCAACGGGGACAAGTCAGTATTGAACGGGTAGAAACCCTTTTGCAGGAATCCCCCCAAATCCAAAATTCCGAGCAGGCCATCCCTTTGCCCCAAGTACAAGGTCAGTTAATCGTACAGCATTTATCCTATACCTATCCGGGGCAATCCCAACCCGCTTTGAGGGATGTCAGTTTCTCGGTGCAACCGGGGGAAACCCTGGTGGTGGTGGGGCTGGTGGGGGCGGGGAAAAGTACGCTCATCGAAGCCCTCTGCCGCCTTTTGCCGATTGGGGGGGGGCAGGTTTTTTTGGACGGGCAGGACATCACCCGGATTCACTTGAGCGACCTACGGCGGGCGATGGCCTATGTGCCTCAGGAAAGTTTTTTATTTAGTACAAAGTTAGCGGACAATATCCGTTATGGTGACCCGGAAGCCGATATGGGTCGGGTGGAGGGAGCCGCTGTGCAAGCCCAGATTCACGGGGAAATTCTCACATTTCCTGAGCAGTACGAAACCCTGGTGGGAGAGCGGGGGATTACCCTGTCGGGGGGGCAGAGGCAGAGGACGGCGTTAGCGCGGGGATTGTTGGTGCAGACCCCCATTTTGCTTTTGGACGATGCCCTCGCCAGCGTGGATAGCCAGACCGCCCAGGGGATTATCCAGTCCATCACCGCCCTCCGCAATACGGTGATTTTGGTCACCCATCAAATGGGCGTAGCTCCCATGGCCGACCGGGTGCTGGTTTTGTCGCAGGGGCGGGTGGTACAGATGGGCACCCATCGGGAACTGGTGCAACAACCGGGTTTATATCAAGAATTGTGGCAGAAGTATCAATTTGAGCAACAGTTTGACTAG
- a CDS encoding DEAD/DEAH box helicase, with product MGNALTPDPSELFPFALDDFQLQAMAVLAQGHSVVVCAPTGSGKTLVAEYGIHRALHRGERVFYTTPLKALSNQKFRDFRQQFGPETVGLLTGDVCINRDAPIVVMTTEIFRNMLYGTPIGEVGTSLTGLNAVILDECHYMNDPQRGTVWEETIIYCPQAVQLVALSATVANSLDLTHWIGQVHGPTELIYSDFRPVPLQYFFGNDKGIFPLLNDTQTGPNSRLKLRRPAGDRQGIPDISMVVRTLQEWDLLPAIYFIFSRRGCDQAVQTVRELDLLTPAESATLRQQVDDFLARNPELYQPGAMLTALYRGIAAHHAGVLPPWKALIETLFQQGLIRVVFATETLAAGINMPARTTVIASLSKRTDRGHRLLFPSEFLQMAGRAGRRGMDDQGYVITLQTPFEGAKEAVRFALADPDPLESKFSPSYGMVLNLLQMHTLEETKALIQSSFGQFLSLRSLQPLQDKLAQLNAQKQQFEQELTGVDVTQAAQYEKLQQQHKEARRLLKILEEQARETRQKQLSLAVNFAITGTLLIMQGKHVPQATPAVLVTRVAGGGQFPYLICLGRDNRWYVITTQDVIDLHAELPRMTAVDDLTPPQDLPPKPGQHRQGSEKTATLAQKIPDFAPLDTAPEVQSQRQQVDELAAQLAQHPGQYLQKSSALVQKQYQLDKINQQIQNVEQELRQKSQPHWQDFLSQIDMLKECECLSALMPTDLGQTVAALRGDNELWLGLALAGGALDALIPSHLAAAMAALVMETPRSDSWTNYPLPVPVEVALGQLRPLRRKLFQLQRRYHIGFPLWLEPDLVPLVERWAGGVSWPELCQHTNLDGGDMVRLLRRTMDVLSQIPHAPHLPSGLKTRARTALQAMNRFPVEEGLED from the coding sequence ATGGGTAATGCCTTGACCCCCGATCCAAGTGAACTTTTTCCCTTTGCCCTGGATGACTTTCAACTCCAGGCGATGGCGGTTTTGGCGCAGGGACATTCGGTGGTGGTGTGTGCGCCGACGGGTTCGGGGAAAACCCTGGTGGCGGAGTACGGCATTCATCGGGCGTTGCACCGGGGCGAGCGGGTGTTTTATACCACCCCATTGAAGGCATTATCCAACCAAAAATTTCGGGATTTTCGCCAGCAATTTGGCCCAGAAACCGTGGGTCTGCTCACCGGGGATGTGTGTATCAACCGGGATGCACCGATTGTGGTGATGACCACGGAGATTTTTCGCAATATGCTCTACGGTACGCCGATTGGGGAGGTTGGCACTTCCCTGACCGGGTTGAATGCGGTGATTTTGGATGAATGTCACTACATGAATGACCCGCAACGGGGGACGGTGTGGGAAGAAACGATTATCTATTGTCCCCAGGCGGTGCAGTTGGTGGCTCTATCGGCAACGGTAGCCAACAGCCTAGACCTGACCCATTGGATTGGCCAGGTGCATGGGCCGACGGAATTGATTTATTCGGATTTTCGCCCCGTACCGTTGCAGTATTTTTTTGGCAATGATAAGGGGATTTTTCCGTTGTTAAATGATACCCAAACCGGCCCGAATTCCCGGCTCAAATTGCGTCGTCCTGCGGGGGATCGCCAGGGGATTCCTGATATTTCTATGGTGGTGCGAACCTTACAGGAATGGGATTTGCTCCCGGCGATTTATTTTATTTTCAGTCGTAGGGGCTGTGACCAGGCGGTGCAGACGGTGCGGGAGTTGGATTTGCTCACCCCGGCGGAATCGGCAACCCTGCGGCAACAGGTGGATGATTTTCTCGCCCGCAACCCGGAACTTTACCAGCCGGGAGCCATGCTGACCGCCCTGTACCGGGGGATTGCCGCCCACCATGCGGGGGTTTTGCCCCCCTGGAAAGCGTTGATTGAAACCCTATTTCAGCAGGGGTTGATCCGGGTGGTATTTGCCACCGAAACCCTGGCCGCCGGGATCAATATGCCCGCCCGGACGACGGTGATTGCCAGTTTGTCCAAGCGCACCGACCGGGGACATCGGTTGTTGTTTCCCTCGGAATTTTTGCAGATGGCGGGGCGCGCCGGTCGCCGGGGCATGGATGACCAGGGCTATGTAATTACGTTGCAGACTCCGTTTGAGGGAGCCAAAGAGGCGGTGCGGTTTGCCCTGGCTGACCCCGACCCCTTGGAAAGCAAATTCAGCCCCAGCTATGGCATGGTCTTGAATCTATTACAAATGCACACCCTAGAGGAAACCAAAGCCCTAATTCAAAGCAGTTTTGGGCAATTTTTATCCCTGCGTTCTTTGCAACCATTGCAGGATAAATTGGCGCAATTAAATGCCCAAAAACAACAATTTGAGCAGGAATTAACCGGGGTAGATGTCACCCAGGCCGCCCAGTACGAAAAACTCCAGCAACAGCATAAAGAAGCCCGGCGGTTACTCAAAATTTTAGAAGAACAGGCCAGGGAAACCCGGCAAAAACAGCTTTCTTTAGCGGTGAATTTCGCCATCACCGGCACGTTGTTGATCATGCAGGGCAAACACGTTCCCCAGGCGACTCCGGCGGTGTTGGTAACACGGGTGGCCGGGGGCGGGCAATTTCCGTATCTAATCTGCCTGGGACGGGACAACCGCTGGTATGTGATCACCACCCAGGATGTGATTGACCTGCACGCCGAACTGCCCCGCATGACCGCTGTGGATGATTTGACCCCACCCCAGGATTTGCCGCCCAAACCCGGTCAGCACCGCCAGGGGAGTGAAAAAACGGCAACCTTAGCCCAAAAAATTCCCGATTTTGCCCCCTTGGATACCGCCCCGGAAGTCCAATCCCAACGGCAGCAGGTGGATGAATTGGCGGCGCAATTAGCCCAGCACCCGGGGCAATATTTACAAAAGTCCTCGGCTCTGGTGCAAAAACAATATCAACTGGATAAAATCAACCAGCAAATCCAGAATGTAGAACAGGAATTGCGCCAAAAATCCCAACCCCATTGGCAGGATTTTTTAAGTCAGATTGATATGCTCAAGGAATGTGAATGTTTATCGGCTCTGATGCCGACGGATTTGGGGCAAACCGTGGCCGCCCTGCGGGGGGATAACGAACTGTGGCTGGGGCTGGCTTTAGCCGGTGGAGCCTTGGATGCCCTCATCCCTTCCCATTTGGCGGCGGCGATGGCGGCGTTGGTGATGGAAACCCCCCGGTCCGATAGTTGGACAAATTACCCTTTACCCGTACCGGTGGAGGTGGCCTTGGGGCAGTTGCGTCCCCTGCGCCGTAAACTATTTCAACTGCAACGGCGTTATCACATTGGCTTTCCCCTTTGGTTGGAACCCGACCTGGTGCCCCTGGTGGAGCGGTGGGCGGGGGGGGTGAGTTGGCCGGAACTGTGTCAGCACACCAACCTGGACGGGGGGGATATGGTGCGGCTCCTGCGGCGGACGATGGATGTCCTCTCCCAGATTCCCCATGCGCCCCATTTGCCTTCTGGGCTAAAAACCCGTGCCCGGACGGCTTTACAGGCGATGAACCGCTTCCCCGTCGAGGAGGGATTGGAGGACTGA